One window of the Candidatus Kinetoplastibacterium desouzaii TCC079E genome contains the following:
- a CDS encoding NADPH-dependent FMN reductase, whose product MTAKTRKIAVFVGSIRKQSINLKLAKTIEQSILSEVIFEYIPILNLPIYNQDLEYEPLTEVIELKNKIINANSILFVTPEHNRSIPSALKNAIDWASRPWGANSWENKTAAIIGASPSPLGASLAQYHLRNILSALGMTVMPKPEMLLQCHDNIFDSTSLLINEENTLNFIKTWSKEYLKWINKN is encoded by the coding sequence ATGACAGCCAAGACAAGAAAAATAGCTGTGTTTGTAGGCAGCATAAGGAAACAATCAATAAATTTAAAACTTGCCAAAACTATAGAACAATCAATACTTTCTGAAGTAATATTCGAATATATACCAATATTAAACCTTCCTATATATAATCAAGACTTAGAATATGAACCTCTAACAGAAGTGATAGAATTAAAAAATAAAATTATAAATGCAAATAGCATACTATTTGTAACTCCCGAACATAATAGATCAATTCCTTCAGCATTAAAAAATGCAATCGATTGGGCTTCTAGACCTTGGGGGGCAAACTCTTGGGAAAACAAGACAGCCGCAATAATAGGAGCATCACCTAGCCCTCTAGGAGCATCTTTAGCGCAATATCATCTTAGAAACATACTGTCAGCATTAGGAATGACTGTTATGCCAAAACCTGAAATGTTATTACAATGCCATGATAATATTTTCGACTCTACATCTTTACTTATTAATGAAGAAAATACATTGAACTTTATAAAAACATGGTCTAAAGAATATCTTAAATGGATTAATAAAAATTAA
- a CDS encoding undecaprenyl-diphosphate phosphatase, giving the protein MVLDSSLYFIQTAILGIIEGISEFMPISSTAHLIFFGNLMGFTSEKSRIFEVFIQSGAVLALVIFFRRKLSNLFFGVVNFDKTQLLLFRNLIVSILPSIIVGFFFVKTIKQIFDYYIIISMSLILGGFILLIVEYKYNNFKERRNLNEISFTQALFIGLLQCLAMIPGVSRSGATIVAGIVVGLDRRSATEFSFMMAIPTMLGAAIYDLYSNFKVLSNNDILGISIGFLCAFFSAILVIECVMNFISNNTYKIFALYRIFFGGVMFLLYFNWH; this is encoded by the coding sequence ATGGTGTTGGATTCTTCTTTATATTTTATACAGACGGCTATATTAGGAATTATAGAGGGTATTAGTGAGTTTATGCCAATTTCCAGTACAGCTCATTTGATATTCTTTGGTAATCTTATGGGTTTCACTTCAGAGAAGTCTAGAATATTTGAGGTTTTTATACAATCAGGTGCTGTTTTAGCTTTAGTAATATTTTTCCGCAGAAAATTAAGTAATTTATTTTTTGGTGTTGTTAATTTTGATAAAACGCAGTTGTTGTTATTTCGTAATTTGATTGTTTCTATTTTGCCTTCAATAATTGTAGGATTTTTCTTTGTAAAAACCATTAAACAAATATTTGATTATTATATTATTATTTCTATGTCTTTGATCTTAGGTGGATTTATATTGTTAATTGTTGAGTATAAGTATAATAATTTCAAGGAAAGAAGAAATCTTAATGAGATATCTTTTACACAAGCTTTATTCATAGGTTTATTGCAATGTTTAGCAATGATTCCAGGCGTTTCTAGATCAGGAGCAACAATAGTTGCAGGTATAGTAGTAGGTTTAGATCGTAGAAGTGCAACAGAATTTTCATTTATGATGGCTATTCCTACTATGTTAGGAGCTGCCATATATGATTTGTATTCTAATTTTAAAGTGTTATCTAATAATGATATTTTAGGGATATCGATAGGTTTTTTATGTGCTTTTTTTAGTGCCATTCTAGTTATAGAATGTGTGATGAATTTTATTTCAAATAACACATATAAAATTTTCGCTTTATATCGAATTTTTTTTGGTGGGGTGATGTTTCTTTTGTATTTTAATTGGCACTAA
- the cysS gene encoding cysteine--tRNA ligase translates to MLHIYNTLTHTKDKFKPFHNGLVRMYVCGMTVYDYCHLGHARVMVVFDVIQRWLHNIGFRVEYVRNITDIDDKIINRALEIGKPIKEVTSFYINAMHADERALWVVSPNKEPKATDYVSHMLKFINLLEKNGLAYRSVDGDVNFSVRSFPSYGKLSRRTLDDLRSGERITILKSKRDPLDFVLWKKAKENEPEDSKWESSYGLGRPGWHIECSAMSHALLDLPVDIHGGGPDLVFPHHENEIAQTEGAYGERFANYWMHCGPLMVNDSKMSKSLKNYSTIRQIIGSGDLSKPEYEVNHREAEMLRFFIVRSHYRSKQNYIYENLVDAQSSLDKLYTAISNFDLSDMNGVNCLDDVDIIAFSNAMNDDFNTPKAISILFELASRTNKNHCIESAKKTKYLSNILGLLYQNPSSYFKNSTRYTRDVLDKSLYLSDHDIEELVKQRITAKTNCDYNKSDHIRSELKKSGVELEDLTDSSTRWRRV, encoded by the coding sequence ATGTTGCATATATATAATACGTTGACTCATACAAAAGATAAATTTAAGCCTTTTCATAATGGTTTGGTAAGAATGTATGTTTGTGGAATGACTGTTTATGATTATTGTCATCTTGGTCATGCACGAGTAATGGTGGTTTTTGATGTTATTCAACGTTGGCTACATAATATTGGTTTTAGAGTTGAGTATGTTAGAAATATAACAGACATAGATGATAAAATTATAAATCGTGCATTAGAGATTGGTAAGCCCATAAAAGAAGTTACTAGTTTTTATATAAATGCTATGCATGCCGATGAGAGAGCATTGTGGGTAGTCAGCCCTAACAAAGAACCTAAAGCGACTGATTATGTTTCTCATATGCTTAAATTCATTAATTTATTAGAGAAAAATGGATTGGCTTATAGGTCAGTTGATGGTGATGTTAATTTCTCAGTAAGATCTTTTCCTTCATATGGAAAACTCTCTAGAAGAACTCTAGATGATTTACGTTCAGGAGAGAGAATTACTATATTAAAATCTAAACGTGATCCTCTTGATTTTGTATTATGGAAAAAAGCTAAGGAAAATGAGCCTGAAGATAGCAAATGGGAATCGTCTTATGGTTTGGGTCGACCTGGTTGGCATATAGAGTGTTCAGCAATGAGCCATGCTTTATTAGATCTTCCTGTGGATATACATGGAGGTGGTCCCGATTTGGTATTTCCTCATCATGAGAATGAAATAGCTCAAACTGAAGGTGCATATGGAGAAAGGTTTGCTAATTATTGGATGCATTGTGGTCCTTTAATGGTAAATGACTCTAAAATGTCTAAATCACTTAAAAATTACAGTACTATTAGACAAATCATAGGTAGTGGTGATTTATCAAAGCCTGAATATGAAGTTAATCATAGAGAAGCTGAAATGTTGAGGTTTTTTATTGTTAGAAGTCATTATCGTAGCAAGCAGAATTATATATATGAAAATCTTGTTGATGCTCAAAGTTCTCTGGACAAGTTATATACAGCTATTTCAAATTTTGATTTGAGTGATATGAATGGTGTGAATTGCTTGGATGATGTTGATATTATTGCTTTTTCCAATGCTATGAATGATGATTTTAATACTCCTAAAGCGATATCTATTTTATTTGAGTTGGCATCCAGGACTAATAAAAATCATTGTATAGAAAGTGCAAAAAAAACTAAATATTTATCAAATATTTTAGGTCTTTTATATCAAAATCCATCTAGTTACTTTAAAAATTCAACTAGATATACTAGAGATGTGTTAGATAAGTCGCTTTATTTATCAGATCATGATATTGAAGAATTAGTTAAGCAAAGAATCACAGCTAAAACTAACTGTGATTATAATAAATCAGACCATATTAGAAGTGAATTAAAAAAATCTGGAGTGGAGTTGGAGGATTTAACCGATTCATCTACTAGATGGCGTCGTGTTTGA
- a CDS encoding RNA methyltransferase translates to MEDIFSKVNFILVEPTHPGNVGSSARALKNMGFSNLIIVNPKNNKITENIEAIKLASNAQDILIKSKIFTSLEQALENTTFSIALTARNNRNLSLKSYDIREVAKESYLKISELNQKIAFVLGSENNGLNNQQISMCNCICHIPTNIEYQSINLSHAIQIAAWELRYLIINYKKTDYHQTLSYKSIKNEKIATSEDIFNLLKNLEKSLIHINFLNPLNPRRLMLKMKNIFMRSSLQKNEVNILQGICKRIISLKKQHNKN, encoded by the coding sequence ATGGAAGATATATTCTCAAAAGTAAATTTTATACTAGTTGAACCGACTCACCCAGGAAATGTTGGCTCATCAGCCAGGGCTCTAAAAAATATGGGTTTTTCAAATCTAATTATTGTAAATCCTAAGAATAATAAAATCACTGAAAATATTGAAGCAATAAAACTCGCTAGCAATGCACAAGATATTTTAATAAAATCAAAAATATTTACCAGCTTAGAGCAAGCTCTAGAAAATACTACTTTCTCAATAGCATTAACTGCCAGAAATAACCGTAATCTGTCATTAAAGTCTTATGATATAAGAGAAGTAGCAAAAGAATCATATTTAAAAATATCAGAATTAAATCAAAAAATAGCCTTCGTCCTAGGATCTGAAAATAATGGATTAAATAACCAACAAATTTCAATGTGTAATTGTATTTGCCACATACCTACTAACATTGAATACCAGTCCATTAACCTATCTCATGCCATACAAATAGCAGCATGGGAATTACGTTATTTAATAATAAATTATAAAAAAACTGATTATCATCAAACATTATCTTACAAAAGTATAAAAAACGAAAAGATAGCTACATCGGAAGACATTTTTAATTTATTAAAAAATCTTGAGAAATCTTTAATACACATAAATTTTCTAAACCCACTAAACCCAAGAAGATTAATGCTAAAAATGAAAAACATATTTATGCGATCATCCCTGCAAAAAAATGAGGTCAATATTTTACAGGGAATATGCAAGAGAATCATCTCATTAAAAAAACAACATAATAAAAACTAA
- a CDS encoding peptidylprolyl isomerase, giving the protein MYKANIKTTLGDITISLNDEKAPISVKNFLTYIKEDFYTDTLFHRVIDGFMIQGGGLTTGLKNKTSTIAPIENEANNGLKNNIYTIAMARTNDPHSATSQFFINVADNEFLNYSAPTLNGWGYAVFGEVISGKDTINKIKSARTNTIGFHQNVPVEDIVIQSVDIIE; this is encoded by the coding sequence ATGTACAAAGCAAACATAAAAACCACCCTTGGTGATATCACCATCTCATTAAACGATGAAAAAGCACCTATATCTGTAAAAAATTTTTTAACATACATCAAAGAAGATTTTTATACAGATACCTTGTTTCATAGAGTAATTGACGGCTTCATGATTCAAGGAGGTGGATTAACAACAGGATTAAAAAATAAAACATCTACTATTGCCCCAATAGAAAACGAGGCAAATAACGGTTTAAAAAATAATATTTATACAATAGCAATGGCAAGAACTAATGATCCTCATTCAGCCACTAGTCAATTTTTTATAAATGTTGCTGATAATGAATTCCTAAACTACTCTGCCCCTACATTAAATGGCTGGGGTTATGCTGTTTTTGGAGAAGTTATATCAGGGAAAGATACAATCAATAAAATTAAAAGCGCTAGAACAAACACCATAGGATTCCATCAAAATGTACCAGTAGAAGACATTGTAATACAAAGCGTCGATATAATTGAATAG
- a CDS encoding TerC family protein — translation MDWLLDPTVWVGLLTLIVLEIVLGIDNLVFIAILVEKLPPIQRDKARVIGLGMALLIRIIFLSCMSWLLTLTNPLLPNYSFSGRDLIMLIGGIVLLFKSTIELHERVNGSLNHFSSEPRVYASFWVIVAQIVVLDAVFSLDSVITAISMVDHLVIMMLAAGIATCVMIMASKPLTIFVNNHPSTVVLCLGFLLIIGFSLLAESFGYKIPKGYLYVAIGFSISIESLNYFSRRNLLKLDSHRPMRERTAEAVLRMLGKRLHSNEDFQSLSVQNVSTKTFGIEERNMVSGVLTLSDRSILSIMTPRTDISWINITDSSEEIHRQLIDVPHSFFPVCRGSLDEVIGIGRAKDLIADLAVKKDLSMSNLRDAIIVHESTSILKAMETLKISRGQLVLVADEFGEIAGLVTPIDVLEAIAGEFPDEDELPAITQENDNIWKIDGSADLHHVEQILGIEGLVDEEKDYSTMAGYLLDHFGELPNPGDIWEHVSYGNFFKFEVLECDGRRISLVRVSRIPSDKKIANV, via the coding sequence ATGGATTGGCTGCTTGATCCAACAGTATGGGTCGGTTTGCTTACTCTTATAGTCCTTGAGATAGTTCTGGGGATAGATAATTTAGTTTTTATCGCAATATTAGTAGAAAAATTGCCGCCTATACAGAGAGATAAGGCACGTGTCATAGGTCTTGGCATGGCCTTATTAATTAGAATTATTTTTCTTTCTTGTATGTCTTGGTTATTAACATTAACAAATCCTTTGTTGCCAAATTATTCATTTTCTGGTCGTGATTTGATTATGTTAATAGGAGGTATAGTCTTGTTGTTTAAGAGCACTATTGAATTACATGAGAGAGTAAATGGTAGTTTGAATCATTTTTCTAGTGAACCAAGAGTTTATGCAAGTTTTTGGGTTATAGTAGCACAGATAGTAGTTTTGGATGCAGTTTTCTCCTTGGATTCTGTCATAACAGCTATTAGCATGGTTGATCATTTGGTTATTATGATGTTGGCAGCTGGTATAGCTACTTGTGTCATGATTATGGCATCAAAGCCATTAACTATTTTTGTTAATAACCATCCTAGTACTGTAGTTTTGTGTTTAGGTTTTTTGTTAATAATAGGTTTTTCCTTATTGGCAGAAAGTTTTGGTTATAAAATCCCTAAAGGATATCTTTATGTTGCAATAGGGTTTTCTATATCTATTGAATCTTTGAATTATTTTTCTAGAAGAAACTTATTGAAATTAGATTCTCACCGACCTATGAGAGAAAGAACAGCTGAAGCTGTATTAAGAATGTTAGGTAAAAGGCTTCATTCTAATGAAGATTTCCAATCTTTAAGTGTTCAAAATGTTAGTACTAAGACATTTGGAATTGAAGAAAGAAATATGGTTAGTGGAGTTCTAACTTTATCAGATAGATCTATTTTATCAATAATGACACCTAGAACAGATATTTCTTGGATTAATATTACTGATTCATCGGAAGAAATTCATAGGCAATTAATAGATGTTCCACATAGTTTCTTTCCTGTTTGTAGAGGTTCTTTAGATGAGGTCATAGGTATTGGGAGAGCTAAAGATCTCATAGCTGATTTAGCTGTAAAAAAAGATTTATCTATGTCTAATTTGAGGGATGCTATTATTGTACATGAATCTACTAGTATTTTAAAAGCAATGGAAACATTGAAGATTTCTAGGGGGCAATTAGTTTTAGTTGCAGATGAGTTTGGAGAAATAGCAGGTTTGGTGACTCCTATAGATGTTTTAGAGGCGATTGCTGGAGAGTTTCCAGATGAAGATGAGTTGCCAGCAATAACACAAGAAAATGATAATATATGGAAAATTGATGGTTCTGCTGATCTTCATCATGTTGAACAAATTCTGGGAATTGAAGGTCTTGTAGATGAGGAGAAAGATTATTCTACTATGGCTGGTTATTTGCTAGATCATTTTGGTGAATTGCCAAACCCAGGTGATATTTGGGAACATGTTTCTTACGGAAATTTTTTCAAGTTTGAAGTTCTAGAGTGTGATGGTCGTAGAATATCTTTGGTGAGAGTTTCAAGAATACCTTCAGATAAAAAAATTGCCAATGTTTGA
- a CDS encoding inositol monophosphatase family protein yields the protein MQPTLNIAVKAARKAGAIINRSSLDLERSNISFNHLGEYALETSRLSEEAISEILLNAYPDHYIIVNKNEILMSDKEFKWVICSLDGLSNFSNGFPFYSISISLMQYNNIIQSVVYDPIRNELFTASRGGGTFLNDRRIRVSGKHKLDNSLLAIDKIEQEYFDVNLNINKILKNCMDIRKIGSSSLALAYVACGRLDGFLGSGLNISEISSGSLLISESGGLVADYAGEQNLFETGQMLAATPKIFAAIVSILNK from the coding sequence ATGCAACCAACGTTAAATATTGCAGTTAAAGCTGCTAGAAAAGCTGGAGCAATCATAAATCGTTCCAGCTTGGATTTAGAAAGAAGTAATATTTCTTTTAATCACTTAGGTGAATATGCTTTAGAAACAAGTCGTTTGTCTGAAGAAGCCATATCAGAAATTTTATTAAATGCTTATCCTGATCACTATATTATTGTAAATAAGAATGAAATTTTAATGTCCGATAAAGAATTTAAATGGGTTATTTGTTCTTTAGATGGGTTATCTAATTTTAGTAATGGATTTCCATTTTATTCTATATCAATAAGCCTTATGCAATATAACAATATTATACAATCTGTTGTGTATGATCCTATACGTAATGAGTTGTTTACTGCTAGTAGGGGGGGAGGGACTTTTTTAAACGATAGGCGTATAAGGGTATCTGGCAAACATAAATTAGATAATTCTTTGTTGGCTATAGATAAAATCGAACAAGAATATTTTGATGTGAATTTAAATATAAATAAAATATTAAAGAATTGCATGGATATTCGTAAAATAGGATCAAGTTCTTTAGCTCTTGCATATGTTGCTTGTGGTAGGTTAGATGGGTTCTTAGGTTCTGGTTTAAATATTTCTGAAATATCTTCGGGTAGTTTGTTAATATCTGAATCTGGTGGTTTGGTTGCTGATTATGCTGGAGAGCAGAATTTGTTTGAAACTGGGCAAATGTTAGCAGCAACACCAAAAATATTTGCAGCAATAGTTAGTATATTAAATAAGTAA
- a CDS encoding mechanosensitive ion channel family protein: MFVIKDILFNLLFSVLIFISGWWLSSVVGRWFRRAVSFSSHIDVTVVPMLSSLIVWSIRILTSITVLARFGVQTASIVAVLGAAGLAIGLALQGTLQNIAAGIMLLLLRPIRVSEYISLNSGEEGTVQEVGLFLTKIIQPDGIHLTLPNSMVWNSTINNFSRNSVRRVDIPVYLRYEEDIDFAIRVIMDVVLANSYLLHDPEPLVKVVEYRNSSIVINVRVWSDSSKYWDLRWSLYNEIWKALNKNGFKVPFPIKEIN; this comes from the coding sequence ATGTTTGTTATTAAAGATATTTTATTTAATTTATTGTTCTCTGTTCTTATTTTTATTTCTGGTTGGTGGTTATCATCTGTAGTTGGTCGTTGGTTTAGAAGAGCTGTTAGTTTTTCTTCTCATATAGATGTTACAGTAGTTCCTATGTTAAGCTCCTTAATAGTTTGGAGCATTAGAATACTTACATCAATTACAGTTCTTGCTAGATTTGGAGTGCAGACAGCAAGTATAGTGGCAGTACTTGGTGCAGCAGGACTGGCGATTGGACTTGCATTACAGGGAACATTACAAAATATAGCTGCTGGTATCATGTTGTTGTTATTAAGACCAATACGCGTCAGTGAATATATATCTCTAAATTCTGGTGAGGAGGGCACTGTTCAAGAGGTAGGCCTTTTCCTAACTAAGATTATTCAGCCAGATGGAATTCATTTAACTTTACCTAATAGTATGGTATGGAATTCTACTATAAACAACTTTAGTCGTAATAGCGTAAGAAGAGTTGATATACCTGTTTATTTACGTTATGAAGAAGATATTGATTTTGCTATTAGAGTGATTATGGATGTGGTTTTGGCAAATTCTTATTTGTTGCATGATCCTGAGCCATTAGTTAAAGTAGTAGAATATAGGAATTCATCTATTGTTATAAATGTAAGAGTTTGGTCTGATTCATCGAAATATTGGGACTTGAGATGGAGTTTATATAATGAAATATGGAAAGCTTTAAATAAAAATGGATTTAAAGTTCCTTTCCCTATTAAAGAAATAAATTAG
- a CDS encoding UDP-2,3-diacylglucosamine diphosphatase, with amino-acid sequence MNSLNIHGQLWFASDFHLNSDSPLTSLGFINLTNEAYNSAKALFLLGDIFEIWIGDDILKYESKWMNDILSSLKNLTKKIPVFFVRGNRDFLIGDVFSEETGIEIIKSQTIIHNDFKSITITHGDELCTNDIEYQKLRSMVNNTEWQNSFLKKNIEERMILASNLREHSKTSNKEKTNDIMDVDAIEVSNIFKRNNTPILIHGHTHKPKKEYYLINKIIYERWVLPEWNLEKNNTKNGKIIVDKNGISYA; translated from the coding sequence TTGAATAGCTTAAATATACATGGGCAATTATGGTTTGCTTCTGACTTTCATCTAAATAGCGATAGCCCATTAACATCGCTAGGATTCATAAATCTTACTAATGAGGCTTACAATTCAGCAAAAGCCTTGTTTTTATTGGGAGATATTTTTGAAATATGGATTGGAGATGACATACTGAAATATGAATCGAAATGGATGAATGATATTCTATCATCTCTCAAAAACCTAACAAAAAAAATTCCTGTTTTCTTTGTTAGAGGTAATAGAGATTTCCTAATAGGTGATGTCTTCTCTGAAGAAACAGGAATTGAAATAATAAAATCACAAACTATCATACATAACGACTTCAAATCAATCACTATTACCCATGGAGATGAATTATGCACAAATGATATAGAATATCAAAAATTGAGATCTATGGTAAACAACACAGAATGGCAAAATAGTTTTCTAAAAAAGAATATTGAAGAACGTATGATCTTAGCTTCTAACTTAAGAGAACATAGCAAAACCAGCAATAAAGAAAAAACAAATGATATTATGGATGTAGATGCAATAGAGGTATCAAATATTTTTAAAAGAAATAACACCCCTATTCTCATCCATGGACATACCCATAAACCCAAAAAAGAATATTATTTGATAAATAAAATTATATACGAAAGATGGGTTCTTCCTGAGTGGAATTTAGAGAAAAATAATACAAAAAATGGGAAAATTATTGTAGATAAAAATGGCATAAGTTATGCTTAA
- a CDS encoding DNA-3-methyladenine glycosylase family protein, whose amino-acid sequence MTIIKNIVYPDYWEKAILELKKKDRILKKIIPLYKGKYKPSANSPFLTLIRFVLGQQVSVKSADTIWGRLIRLLGDNPSPKLILDIDSESLRVIGISKRKIEYLKDIADHFVAKHIQPEKWADMDDESIISDLSSIRGVGRWTAEMFLIFNLQRPDVMPLDDLGLLKAISIHYFSGEPVSRFEAREVSVAWRPWRTVATWYLWRSIE is encoded by the coding sequence ATGACTATTATTAAAAATATTGTTTATCCTGATTATTGGGAAAAAGCAATTTTAGAATTAAAAAAGAAAGATAGAATCTTAAAGAAAATAATTCCTCTTTATAAGGGGAAATATAAACCTTCTGCAAATTCTCCTTTTTTAACTCTTATTCGTTTTGTTTTAGGGCAGCAAGTTTCTGTAAAGTCTGCTGATACTATATGGGGTAGATTGATCCGTCTTCTTGGTGATAATCCAAGTCCTAAGTTGATATTAGATATAGATTCTGAATCTTTGAGAGTGATTGGAATTTCTAAAAGAAAGATTGAGTATTTGAAAGATATAGCAGATCATTTTGTAGCTAAACATATCCAACCTGAAAAATGGGCTGATATGGATGATGAGTCGATTATTTCTGATTTGTCTAGTATTAGAGGTGTTGGTCGTTGGACAGCTGAGATGTTTTTAATATTTAATTTACAAAGACCTGATGTGATGCCGTTAGATGATCTTGGTTTACTAAAGGCTATATCGATACACTATTTTAGTGGAGAGCCTGTTTCTCGTTTTGAGGCGCGAGAAGTTTCTGTAGCATGGCGTCCTTGGAGGACAGTTGCTACATGGTACCTATGGCGTAGTATAGAGTAA